One segment of Sphaerodactylus townsendi isolate TG3544 linkage group LG17, MPM_Stown_v2.3, whole genome shotgun sequence DNA contains the following:
- the LG17H15orf48 gene encoding normal mucosa of esophagus-specific gene 1 protein: protein MANMGFFQLLQKKKELIPLITFVSFAGFAAAFSMVHAFRKSDVIVDKRGNPEPWEHVDPTKPQKLITINQKWKPIEELEKVRKMVK, encoded by the exons atggcaaATATGGGATTCTTCCAGTTgctacagaagaaaaaagaa CTTATTCCTCTGATTACGTTTGTGAGCTTCGCCGGATTCGCGGCAGCCTTTTCTATGGTGCACGCCTTCAGAAAAAGTGATGTGAT TGTAGACAAACGTGGTAATCCCGAACCATGGGAACATGTGGATCCTACAAAACCCCAGAAG CTGATAACAATCAACCAGAAATGGAAGCCCATAGAAGAGCTGGAAAAGGTCCGGAAAATGGTGAAGTGA